The nucleotide sequence GGTGGCTCCCCGACGGCGTACCGCGAGTCCCGAGGACGCAGCGTTGGCGTGGGACCCATGCGGAGACCCTCGGAGCGCAAGCAGGATCGCTCGCCCtacggcagcagcagcagcacgcAACAAACCCTTGACAATGGCCAACTTAATCCGCATCTTCTCGGTCCGCCCACGGCGGAGAGCTTATGGCGACGCTCTAGCTCGGATTCTGCCCTCCACCAAAGCGCCCTGGTTGCGGGCTTTAATGCCGACGTTAATTCGATGGGCGCCAGttatcagcagcagcagcaacatcagcagcaacagcaatcTGGCCAGCCAAGATCTCACTCGCCGCACCATGGGATAAACAGAACCCTCAGTCCGCAGGCGCAACGCAGAAAGTCGCCGCTGCTGCAGCCCCATCAgctgcaactgcagcagctccaacagcagcagcaacagatgcaacagcagcaccagcaccaACTGCATCAGCAGCTCCAAATGCAGCAGTTGCaacagcaccagcagcaacaccaacagcagcagcaacagaccACGCCATACAACAACGCCAAATTCGCGAACCCTGTGTTCCGGCCGCTGCAGGATCAGGTCAATTTTGCCAACACCGGCTCCCTGCCCGATCTCACGGCCCTGCAGAACTTTGGaccccagcagcaacagcaatcccagcagcagcagcagcagtcgcaacagcaacagcagcagttGCAACAAACCTTGTCGCCCGTCATGTCGCCGCACAATCACCGCCGCGATCGGGATCAATCGCCCAGTCCGTTTAGTCCGGCGGGTGGTGGAGGAGGTGGAGCAGGACCCGGTTCACCCtatcagcagcaacagcactCGCCCACCGGCAACacgcaacaacagcagcaacaacccAGCAGCTCGCCTCACCTGTCCTTTACCAATCTGGCCACCACGCAGGCAGCTGTCTCCACATTTAACCCGCTGCCAACGCTGGGACCGCACAATGCCACCGACTACCGCCAGCCACCGAATCCTCCAAGTCCACGCTCTTCTCCTGGTCTGCTGAGCAGCGTGTCGGCCACGGATCTGCACTCCAGTGCACCGGCCAGTCCAATacgccagcagcaacaggcccagcaacagcagcagcagcaacaacaacagcagcagcaacaacagggccaccagcagcagcaacagttcGATAACTCCTACAATAGTCTGAATACCTCGTTTCACAATCAGTTTGAGATTTTCTCGCTGGGCGACAGCAATTCCTCACCGGAACAGCAGGGTTTCGCCAATAACTTTGTGGCCCTGGACTTTGACGACCTGAGTGGGGGCGGCGGAGGTGGTGGTGGCAGTAATGGAGGAGGTCTGACCAACGGCTACAACAAGCAGGAGATGTTGGACTTTAGCGAGCTGAGTGGCAGTCCGGAGGCGAGTGGGAACAACAACCATATGCGACGGGGAGTGAGCAATTTGAACAACAACGGATTGAGCAACGGTGTGGGATCCACGCACAATGGCAGCACAAATCTAAATGGAGCGGGGAACAACAATAGCAGTAGTGGAGGTGGCTCGGCCCAGGATCCTTTGGGTATAGCCGCTTCTCCAGTGCCCTCACCCCTGGGTTGTCCCAGTTCACCGCTACCGATACCCATGTCGGCGCAGACCTCGCCACaacagcagcaccaccaccaccaccatcagcagcagcagcaacagcatcatcagcagcaacaccatcagcagcagcaattaTCGCTGTCTCTGCACCATTCGCCGCATCATTCACCGATGCACTCGCCGCACCATGGGAATTCACCGCTTTCGAGCAGCTCGCCAGTGAGTCACAATGCCTGCTCCAACTCCAACGTGGTGATGaaccaccaccagcagcagcagcatcagcaccAGCCACACCTTCATCAGGGATCCTCGCAGAGTCACACGCCGACCACAGCGAATATACCCTCGATTATCTTCAGTGATTACTCCTCCAATGCGGACTTCTCCAGGGAGATCTTCGACACACTCGACCTGGATCTGGGCCAGATGGACGTGGCCGGGTTGCAGATGCTGTCCGACCAGAATCCCATCATGATCGCTGATCCCAATATCGAGGATAGTTTTCGTCGCGACCTCAACTGATA is from Drosophila suzukii chromosome 3, CBGP_Dsuzu_IsoJpt1.0, whole genome shotgun sequence and encodes:
- the Crtc gene encoding putative mediator of RNA polymerase II transcription subunit 26; the encoded protein is MANPRKFSEKIALQKQKQAEGTAEFERIMKEVYATKRDEPPVNQKILENLVGGQEVSQSSPGAGNGTGGGGGSGSGSGASGGGASPDGLGGGGGSPTAYRESRGRSVGVGPMRRPSERKQDRSPYGSSSSTQQTLDNGQLNPHLLGPPTAESLWRRSSSDSALHQSALVAGFNADVNSMGASYQQQQQHQQQQQSGQPRSHSPHHGINRTLSPQAQRRKSPLLQPHQLQLQQLQQQQQQMQQQHQHQLHQQLQMQQLQQHQQQHQQQQQQTTPYNNAKFANPVFRPLQDQVNFANTGSLPDLTALQNFGPQQQQQSQQQQQQSQQQQQQLQQTLSPVMSPHNHRRDRDQSPSPFSPAGGGGGGAGPGSPYQQQQHSPTGNTQQQQQQPSSSPHLSFTNLATTQAAVSTFNPLPTLGPHNATDYRQPPNPPSPRSSPGLLSSVSATDLHSSAPASPIRQQQQAQQQQQQQQQQQQQQQGHQQQQQFDNSYNSLNTSFHNQFEIFSLGDSNSSPEQQGFANNFVALDFDDLSGGGGGGGGSNGGGLTNGYNKQEMLDFSELSGSPEASGNNNHMRRGVSNLNNNGLSNGVGSTHNGSTNLNGAGNNNSSSGGGSAQDPLGIAASPVPSPLGCPSSPLPIPMSAQTSPQQQHHHHHHQQQQQQHHQQQHHQQQQLSLSLHHSPHHSPMHSPHHGNSPLSSSSPVSHNACSNSNVVMNHHQQQQHQHQPHLHQGSSQSHTPTTANIPSIIFSDYSSNADFSREIFDTLDLDLGQMDVAGLQMLSDQNPIMIADPNIEDSFRRDLN